In Amia ocellicauda isolate fAmiCal2 chromosome 7, fAmiCal2.hap1, whole genome shotgun sequence, the genomic window ccaatagagcatctttgggatgtggtggaacgggagcttcgtgccctggatgtgcatcccacaaatctccatcaactgcaagatgctatcctatcaatatgggccaacatttctaaagaatgctttcagcaccttgttgaatcaatgccacgtagaattaaggcagttctgaaggcgaaagggggtcaaacacagtattagtatggtgttcctaataatcctttaggtgagtgtgtgtatatatatatatattttttttttttgggtgacgtgaactgaataaaaatactaaaatcagCTGAAGTACTCAAACAGCAAAGCAGAACATTTGTGGCCAGAAATTAAACCACAGAAACAACAAATAGACGAGGCCTCACTGAGTCAATTGTCTAGCAACAtctgttattgtgtgtgtgtgtgtttcatttgtCATATTCGTCTTGACAGCACACCTTTAGGGAATCATTAGACATGCTATTCCATGTTCATAATGGTTGGACCTTTTTTTATCAATTACCAAGAGCATACAAAAGTAATTGAGTTTTTTTTCTACAAGGCCACAGGAAATGGCGAGGATGTACATGTGTCTTAGCCATAACCGTCTTCCCACTCATTGATTTAAGACCGTACTAAATTCTACTTGACAGAAACATCAGTCACTTTTTGTTTCCCCTGAATGAAAGATATGCTAAATCAACTTTAAACTAGACCACTCCCTTCAAAAACTAAAATCCATTATTTTTATGTACGTCTTATTTTCTTCATCAGTTTCATTTGCGTCCTGcatatttacatattatatatttttttctccaaaacATGTCACTCTTTACATTAATATTGTATACTTGTCTAAATCTCCTTCCTTCTGAATATTTTAGTTTGAAAACATGGTAATGTAGTTCAATAAGTACTGTACCATTCCATGTgggttacattttcaaataatatgGCAAATGAGAATGGATATACAACACATCAATACTACAGTATATAAAGGCATGCTCCACAACACCTATGGGTttgctcttatttttttcctctaatACCCGTTTCTTTACGATGCCTAGATCGGTAGCAGGTAGGCTATAACAAAAGCAATCAGCTCTGCTTTCTGTTGagtttaaaattactttttaacaACTAAAGTCAGTTTACTCTGATCTTTAAAAGCACACTGGACAAGGCTCAATTACAGAAAACAGGGCCCCAATGCTACAATTGACAGGTAACCAGCAGACGGATTAGAAATTGACAAGAGAGGAGATTGAAATGGGTGCTTGGAAGTATCCTCTCCTCAAGCTATGCTGAAAAGTTTTAAAGCTGAAAACCATTGCTGGGAAAGTTCCTTACACATTTACAATTGCTTTAAGACAACTGGGAGCAAGTGAGAATTATGAAGGTGTTGCTGTTATAGCTAGTAAACCAGCAAATGTCTGCAGGGTAAAAATATAGATTTAAGCTAGTTAGTTGGatgctaaaaaaatatatagattaagaaactgatttaaacaaaaacattaccaTATCTATGCCGAATCTGAAAGTATAAATAAGACGGGTCAGGTTAAGGGACCAAGGATGGAGCCCTGCAGAGCTATAGCTGGTATGTGCAGTGCACAGGTTCTGTCTTACAGTATTGAATATTGAGTTCATTTGAATTTGCGATCTGGATTTTTTACGTTGTTTGCATGTGCAGGacgtcgagagagagagagatcccatAGTGGTCCGTTTCCTATTAAAGTGCCATCATATCGTGAAACAAACCCTGAACTTTACACATTCTGCACCCATTCTGAGACCCAGagaacagtgtgacagtgtgcacTTAAACTCCTATAATCTAGTCTTCTCAATGTGGGCAATGGAACGCAGACGGAGAGTGCAGAAAAACACGGGCCTTGCACCTCCACTGTTCAGCAGGCCATGACTGCATGCTGCAGCAGAATAACATTCAAGACACATGTCAGGAGGAGTTTGAGGACATGCCAGTCATGACTTCACACCTGTATTTATTTCCCTTGATCATGTTGTACAATTTCAAGAATGCCATCTGCAGAAATAAGTCTGAATAGCCACCACAGAGTTCTGTTTCTAATCATGCCCACTGACAAGACCTCAGCATTGCACACATGACACACGGGCGGCCCTGAATCTAATGTTGGGAAATCATACCACAATTTGCCCTAAAAGCAAAGCTGATGATTGTAATGCAATGACATCTCAGTTCAAGGAAAGCACTGTCAAAACAATGTGGTCAGAACCCTGAAACCTTTATCGGTACAATGAAATCTGACAGCGCACATTATCTAATTGAAACACTGAATAAGATAAAATTGTCTTCTTATAGAGTTCAAAGCTTATGTAATTACATTGGCTTTATCTTAAACAGGTTTATGGAAAACACGCAGGCCACTTTAGTGCTAATTATATTTGAAACCGTTCCAATCCATATGCTACATTTTATGCAAGCACTGGTCAATATGAGGGAGCTTAAATGACACAATGCAAATGTAAGCAACTTACAAACACCTCATAATAGGGTAAGTGCTTTTCAgttacacaattatattactTTCTGTACAGGTAACAGCATTTCAGTTACTGGGACTGATACATTTCCCAGGCTGTAATTACTACTGAGATTCTACAATGGGTCAAGGAAAAATGCCAACAAATAAAGCAACCAATAAAGATATACCTTCAATAATGTGTTTTCTGGAAAGTCCTCTTTCAGTTTCCGCtctgaataaaaaaagaaaaagaaaacaaacacggATCATTACCTCCACAGAAAATGGTGTTTGAGACTCCTAACGGGCAATTGCTACAGACTACAGATAGTATTCTAAATCGCTCTGAATGAAATCAGTGTACagcgtttaaaaacaaaataacattgtGAAGACAATTCATTCAATCTGTCGATCTGTCTGTGTGATTTGGCTGGGGCTTGTCATTGCCCCCACAGCAGTTAGCTGGTTTAATCATAATCACATATATATGAAAGGAATTAATATTCATAGGGAGTGTTAAACAGTTCCATGCAGCCTCATCAGAGAGATGAAATATGCCTAGCTAGCTTATCACATCTTACAGCTGTGTCATTGCCTTTTAGGATTTTACATAATGCCATGTGAAACTTATTTCTTAACCGTTCGATACCTTACTCAGCACAGCACAGGATTCTGTCACTACAGACCTTCGCTCATGTGGTTTTGAACAACAAGTCCTCTGTCTGACAGGGGACTGTGGCTAATAGGAAGGTGTGTAAGCAAGGGAGACAGAATAGGTCAGGTCAGGTTTACTGAGCCTTTGGTTCAGGGCTGCTTTCCTCACACCGGAACAAACAACGTTAACATTTGACAATAGCCAATAGATTACTGTTACAGCCATGAAATGTCAGCCTTGCACAAAGGTTAGGACTCTGTTTGCATGGGGTGAAGATTGCAGGCCTGTCAATTTAATTAATAGTTACGGGGATGTCAAGAATGATAACCTTAAATATtgtacacacatgcagacattAATGCAGCGAATTGCGATTTACTTGTCGACAGTGTTTAAAAATGTGATTCTGAAATAGCCGCACTGAGTGATTCATGAACAAGTGAAACAACATGATTAAAAGCTTGCACTTACTTTCCACCCCAGTAAAGCTTGGTTGTTATCACAAGACTGGATCTCCTGTTTAGACAAATCCAGAAGCAAACAGTCAGTATAATTAGCACCAGTGTTTCTCCAGGAGTCCAACCATTATCAGCATTtcttatctatatatttttgcaaCAGAGTTAATTTTAGGCACAATTATCAAACAGAGAGCTTGAAGTTGCACCACTTGTTGCAAACAGgctttaaatttaaaacaataaaaaaaacaccctgCTATGTAAATGAGACAACATGAATAGAAAATAGAAGCTAATTTGTACCGCTGCAACTTCCATTTACTTTCGGATAATAACATATAAAATATCTGATAGGAAGAGTACCAAATATTTCCATATAACACCTATTGTGAGATTAAAGCAAACACATTGGTTCTTTAAGATAATCTCAGGATAAATACATGCAGATTCTTTCTGACTACATTATTTAACCTTAAATTACATAGAAATATGTCTTTGAGACAAATAGTAAGAAAGCTTGTAACTCTCAATCAAACAACtggacaaatatatttaaaaaaaaattgtatccaGCGGTTTTGTTCCTATAACACACAGTCCCAGAATCCAGGGGTGGTTATGATTAATGACACAGTACATAGGATACGCATGATCATACATCATCATAGGCATATTGGCCCAGGAAATAGGGTGCACAAAAATTCGACTGGCTTGCTCTTGTGCTGATCTATTACGATGAATCTGCTGCTCTAAAACGGGCAACTGCAGATGATTACCCAAATCATAACCATTTCTTGCAAGATGCAGGGGATATTTTGATAGGCTGGTTCGACCTTCTATACTACCAAGCATTGTCACAAATGTTTAGCTTGTCGGCAACATCTCCATGTCATTTCAAttgtaaatgaatgaaaatgtactgATTTCCTACCAGTAAAAACTGTGTGCatgttatgtattattaatttgtatttccatagtttgtgtgtgaataaaaaaaacaatgatttgctggatttattattttaacacatttaaaagaaaacttcAGATGGTTTCCCCAGAGAGACATTTCACATTAAATTGGACTCCGCAGGAATCAAAAGCTATACAGTGCAAAACCCGAATTCCCCAAAGCACAGAGAGCGTGTAATTGAGCGGTGTGAATTAGCAGCATAAAGGCCTGTCAAATCCACCTGCCTTGTCTGGCTACACCTAGTGGACCTGCAGTCAAATCAGGAAACAGTGCACAAAGCAACAGTAATCAACATCAGTTCCACTCCAGCCCCAACATTAAGCCAAACTCAGAAATGTGATTCAACTATTGTGGCACAAAGTAAGTAGAAATTTATATATTGCTAACACTAtattattataacattattacattataatgtAAAATGGAATAATAACACTGTAATAATAAGTGAAGTAATAGCACATTTGCATCAGTGAATATACTCTGTCTGAATTAGACTGGACTCATTTCTCccgtattttgtattgattaagaTATGGCTTATTTAATTACGGGAAGTCAGATATTGGGTTTACAGGCATGATTTTATGTAATGCCATCTACCATAtctttctgctctcctttaatCACATTTAAGGAAGCGAAATCTTAACAATATTCAAAGTTTCAAGTGCTTTCCCAATGCTTATTAAGAGGTACAATGGTAAAAAAGTCTGAAGCCACCCACTACGGTACAGGTAGTACACAAACACATCAGTGTATCATGTAGTTCTATATTATACacaatcatttaaaacaatatatccgtccgatataaaaatataaataactgtGCTGAATTAACAGCGTACACTATATAGAATAGATAATAGCATAACCTTATTAAAAATATCTTCAACATGTCAAATAGGAGCTGTGAATTGATAGTGAAAATAACACCATGGGTTTTGTCACGGTTTTTAAAATTGGGACTAACagtcaattcaattaaaaccgAATCTGAAGAGCACCGGAAGGAATCGGAAAGCTCTCTCATTTCCCCTTCTTGTGATCAACAGGGGTAGATAATCTGTGTCCAAACGGACTGCGAATACTTGAAGCAAAAAACAGACGACAACACAGTTCACAGATCATCACAGGAGTACGTATATTCTACCAATACATTGCATAGGATAGAACTGGAACAAAATTCAGTGTGATGCTGAATTGCGCAGATTTTTTTTAGttccatataaaatatattatatttagtgTGATGTTCCAAATCTGCTCAGCACCAGCTCTGTCTCAAATCTGCGTCCTATAAGGAGAAGAGGATTTGCTTTATGGAACATTTCACACATAGCTTTGCTCTGTGAAAAACAGCATCTGCATGGTTGACTTAAAGCAAAAGAAAATTCATCCTTATATTTGGATAATTACAAAACATTGCATTAGGAAGGTGTGTTATTCATGGCTTGTAAATGTGATTAAGCTAGACCTCACTAATCCTCAGGGGAGGGATAACTATAAGATTTCCAAGGAGATTTCTTGGACCAAAGGTTAAGAAATAAAGGATTTAAGTCATGATCTAGTTCAGGAAACAATCTTTAGCTATCTGTATAGGATTGATGGAGTCTGTTTTAGTGCGGAAATCCAACAGCTTATGCAAATAGCACACACTTTTAACTTCTTCATTATATCCTACTGGGGCTGTCACATTGGACTTTGAGCTAATAAGGATTTTCAAGGCGACGGATTGCATGTGGAATCAGTTTTTTCTAAAATTATTCAAATAGAAACCTCCATTGTCAATTGGATTTTGCTGGGCACCAGTTAACGGTATCAAAGACAGAATcctcttttatttaaattaatactaaTTGTCACATTAAAATCAACACAACAGAGATGGGAAACCTGACAGACAGAACGAGCCTCTGACCGATCCTGTCAGCTTTAAATTTCAACCTGTAATTCTGACAGAAGAGACAAAACATCTGTTGCTATGGTTTCCATCAGAGGCCTACTTATCAGAGTGTTTAACCAGCTGAGGAGCTCCAGGCGtgaggaaaacaacaaaactgccTTCAATTCCGTGACTGAGCAGATGCGTCTTAAATTTGATTATTAGTCTGTCGTCCAGTACACTGAAGAAGTGCGTAATTTGTCATTGCCTGAACTCCCAACAGCCATATGCAGTTCAGGACAACGAATATGTCAAACATCCACCAATACCCAGCTCCTGATTGGACTATGTCTGTATGGCATTCAAGTTTAAATTCAAAACTTACACCGCACtaatttggttgttgttttagtttttttgtctgtgttttaCTGACAATTTTATAGTAATGGATTGTATCAAGACTAACAATACCTCCAGTTCTTCTTCTTGATGATGTTGCCCAGTATGATCTCGGCTCTGAAAAGCACAAGCAATCCATCATTATACACAATAagactaatttaaaaaaaaaaatcaggaaaaAGCAGGTTTTGTGTCTGTAGTAAGTTTACACTGTACAATATGCAGTAAGCTTTGTGAATAACAAAGGCTAGTACACAATTCCACAATCAAAATACTGTAAGATATAGGGCTTTCCGTTTAATTTGCCATGGGTGGTCTTCTTAGGTGTGTTAGTCTTTGAAGCaccagaaataaaattaaaaaacacctatgcaGTATAGAATTGGGGTGAGGGTGCAGTTAGTTTGTGACTCAGATGTATGCCTACTGGATTCCAcatcataacacacacacacatgcacaccagtagataTAATGAATTTGTTTAGATGATGTATTCAACCTACTTGCCAGCAGCATAGACCTCGGCAGTATTGAATACATTGACTCCATTCTCATATGCAATTGTCAATAGCTGCTCAGCCACCTGTGAAAAACAATGCCTAAATTATTGCTGAATAGGAAGGTCTTATTCTATCGCTCTGGACTCCTCAGGTAAACATGCCAAGTATAAGAATGAATCCTCTTTTCTTGACTTGATCTGTTGTGGGGACAACTGAAAGAGAGATGCCACTGACTTCACTGTTTCTCTGGCTGGTCAACGACCGAAGTTCAGAATTTGGAGACTAATTTGACTATCTGGTCACTGAACTCTCAGTGGCGCATCGCGATTCCCAAGGAGGGATGCGTCTGGGATTTCAGCAGGCGTTTCTGGTTGGGTAGGGAGCACCTTCAAAACCTGTGAATGGAGTcggaaaacaaaaaggaaatgaTCGCAGGGAAAATCAGTAGCTTAAAATAGCGTAGTCGTGCCCAGGTTACAAATGAACGCTGCAGAAAAGGTGTTAAAGGCTCaagcaacgttgtgtgttagggTAACTTCAATTCTCAGCTTCTTATGCTCCGTCTTGTGCAACGATACTAGTCAATAGCGCATACCCTGAACTGTTTTGCGGATCTTAGATTTCCCATGAAGGACAGGGGCGAGATCGTGGCAGCCCAATTATAACGAAAGGCTTTTTTTAATTGACCCATTTCATCGAGTCATTGTGGGTGAAGGTACAGAAACTGAAATcatctttctgttttgtttgaaaaCCAAGCTCAGTAGCCTACTCACAGTGTCATAGTGTAACAAACCCCGTACAGCTGGACACAGCAGAGAAACGATATAAAAccactgatgtgtgtgtgtgtgtgtgtgtgtgtgtgtgtgtgtgtgtgtgtgtgcgctaaTATGCTCTTTACTGTTCACATCCAATATCTAATCCACCCCGTAGGTGCAGGTAACTGCTCTCGATCAGATCCCGTCCATTAAGCTTCGGGCTGGGAAACAAAGTAGCCTAACAACTTGCACCGAGTTTCAATCTGGTTGCCTACAAAGGTATTGGACAGCAGCGCATATTTTACTATACCTAAATTATGACGTACAGGAGCAACACTTACAGCATGTTCTTTAACATCTGCTCACATTCGTAGCAAGAATATTACTAAGACTTTAAGACAATGCAATCAAAGTACCTCTATCTCCACCGATAGCTACACGTAGATCTATAATACACACACGTATGCTACACATGCACGCACTCGTGTTTTACATGTATAAACACAGTAACAAAGCTGGACCGCACCTTGAGAGGAATCGCGACTTTCTGTCCGAGGTTTTGTCTGAAGCTGAAATCCCGTCTGATCATGAGTATTGTATGTCCTGCACCAATGCGCGTTAACTTGTACTGAGCCGCGGCTTGCTGCGTGACAAAGCTCCCATCTACAGCATCCTGCACCGCCAACTCTTGTGGTAGCGGCGGCTCTCCCAGCTGTTGCAAGTACTTTATGCCTCCCCTCTCAGTGCAAGAGCCCCAGAAAAGAGGAGGAGCTTGgcttgctttctctctctctctctctctctctctctctctctctctctctctctctctctctctctctcttcttcattaGGCCTGTCAGTACCAGGAAGCTGTGCTGCCCGTTACCAGAAGACTCGCTTCACAATAGCGATGGGAACAGTTTCCTACTGGTTTGCATTTGGCAGCTCGTATTCAAATCCACTTCTCCGGTAAAAGAAGTATGGACAGGAGCAAAACAAGACGCCCAGGTGGATTTGTATTCACAGCAAGGTGGTGCAGTACATGCACGGGCTGCGACGTGAATAAAACGTGCGTGTGATTCCTGAGGACTTCAGTGACGAGACGGCCTTTGCTACTAATGACTAAAAACCCAGCAGGAATAATTGCCAGGAACTCGCATCACTTCTTCACCTTCATCTCATAATCCTGGTCAGACAAATCAAATGTCTTCTGAAGATGGGAGTGACTgccataaaatgtatattatcagTGACAATTGCTGTGTTACAGTCCAGAAAATGATACAAATGATGTcttgtgaaaatgtgaaaatgtatctAGTTTTGGCCTCATCGGTTTTAAGATGTAATATTGTCTTTGGACACGTTTATTGCATTACACAAAATATCTGAGAATATTTCACCTTCTCTTACTTGGCTATGCTGTGGGCAAATCATGTGACCAGTGGCGTTTTGGGATTCTTCAAAAataagttttcaagaaaattTGTAACTGTTTTAAGAGAAACTGATTCATTTGAAATGCTAGACATGTTCCCCCCAGGGATTCCAGCTAGTTTACTACTGGTGTCCAAAGTGTTAAATATACA contains:
- the LOC136753381 gene encoding voltage-gated potassium channel subunit beta-1-like isoform X3; this translates as MIRRDFSFRQNLGQKVAIPLKVAEQLLTIAYENGVNVFNTAEVYAAGKAEIILGNIIKKKNWRRSSLVITTKLYWGGKAETERGLSRKHIIEGLKGSLQRLQLEYVDVVFANRPDNNTPMEGTSKDDISHSHGYRSHTGEQALHQEGLQAHRFPTDNTRACYCACADRLARC